A single region of the Leishmania panamensis strain MHOM/PA/94/PSC-1 chromosome 21 sequence genome encodes:
- a CDS encoding hypothetical protein (TriTrypDB/GeneDB-style sysID: LpmP.21.1690), whose protein sequence is MPLYMIQSQQQPQQQVAFTAGMIMPIMNKGALAGRQASPSSSPPTPSPLSTSGSERHGAAAAAAQSKRPLAAVSAPGASGGGASSTRRSAGAVSGSDARLAAVDPISASIHAAAAAAAAAAAQSASTAGPIFAPSSGAPPTTVIATTSASPGPSQPSPLPPPGSTMAMAVPTTEEAAKEVQRQQILGLANALLTFCSIGNTRVTSIRQCTSSFFVLLYQRLFDCTIAGIDRSPNTAEKRRHNVMLVLEQLRQHPYSLEDIEAEEVVKLNEDHISRLIMVFVQVAEDMRQQQEFQQQQKQQAALLARQDAVGGKQPLAHSDHAEDFGAAKTTSGAYAPVGYTVAEVIRPPAPQQEDSAGTGGLGYHFHRPMDNFYVAPSPPLNGGATSGGGIIGPIGGSDAYMVSGGAELGEGVSPSSVSHYLDSSVMPTDNLLEEWYRNLVCPPMGGSAEETEVMSAVDPGHVSLHGGFSQRRHPCSERLGREAEVSLTSSGSPLYGTGQRRASASPTERRSPVSRPRDHRMRIHADDIVRRFQRLDEALDAQERRHRKPFVDPAASTLSTAIQGGPVEREPHERHHSRHPAPQPVSSYPNQRSDDLASAAEKRGAAEIDVGALPRQKAPPRPSPQQPMQSHAPSQQNHRPSRAPVHRLVAEPPLTRQERYFLANRPQHRIDAEQRDCKIERLRSARYLGDMQQLLRQRMRREYDSQMSAMRGSLKESIRTARKEKIDLMRRVRDENARYRAAYAILMEAAANEAQVPARVMSRHTAQLADYYATALQHSFAVCESLKQEADRRTKNELFRYAEEVSAWQQHFLM, encoded by the coding sequence ATGCCACTATACATGATTCagtctcagcagcagccacagcagcaggtggcctTCACCGCTGGGATGATCATGCCCATCATGAACAAGGGAGCGCTGGCGGGGCGGCAGGCGTCGCCTTCGTCCTCGCCACCGACCCCGTCACCGCTTTCCACATCGGGTAGTGAACGACAtggagcagccgcagctgctgcacagtcCAAAAGGCCTCTGGCGGCCGTCTCTGCACCTGGCGCATCCGGCGGTGGAGCCTCATCAACGCGCCGATCTGCTGGAGCTGTCAGCGGCAGTGATGCTCGGCTCGCAGCAGTGGATCCCATTTCTGCCAGCATccatgctgcagctgcagccgcagccgcagccgcggcgcagtcTGCTAGCACTGCCGGCCCTATCTTCGCACCCAGCTCAGGAGCTCCACCCACCACTGTCATCGCCACCACATCTGCCTCTCCGGGGCCATCACAGCCGTCCCCACTTCCACCGCCAGGGTcgacgatggcgatggcTGTGCCGACGACCGAGGAAGCGGCGAAGGAGGTGCAACGGCAGCAAATCCTTGGACTGGCCAACGCACTCCTCACCTTCTGTTCCATCGGCAACACGCGTGTCACGAGCATTCGCCAATGCACCTCCAGCTTCTTCGTGTTACTGTACCAGCGCCTGTTCGACTGCACCATAGCAGGAATCGATAGATCGCCGAACACGGcggagaagcggcggcacaaCGTGATGTTGGTGCTAGAACAGCTTCGTCAGCACCCTTACTCGCTCGAAGACATCGAGGCcgaagaggtggtgaagcTGAATGAGGACCACATCAGCAGGCTCATCATGGTATTTGTGCAGGTGGCAGAGGATATGCGCCAGCAGCAAGAGTttcagcaacagcagaagcaACAGGCAGCGTTGCTGGCCCGGCAAGACGCAGTTGGCGGGAAGCAACCCCTTGCACACTCAGATCACGCAGAGGACTTTGGCGCTGCCAAGACCACCAGCGGGGCCTACGCGCCGGTAGGCTACACAGTCGCAGAGGTAATCCGACCCCCTGCACCACAGCAAGAAGACTCAGCTGGTACGGGCGGTCTCGGTTATCACTTCCATCGCCCCATGGACAACTTCTACGTGGCCCCCTCACCGCCGCTAAACGGTGGTGCCACAAGCGGGGGAGGTATTATCGGCCCTattggcggcagcgacgcgtaCATGGTTTCTGGTGGAGCCGAGCTCGGAGAGGGGGTGTCGCCATCCTCTGTCAGTCACTACCTCGACTCCTCCGTCATGCCAACAGACAACTTGCTGGAGGAATGGTACCGCAACCTCGTGTGCCCACCAATGGGTGGTTCAGCAGAAGAGACAGAAGTGATGTCGGCTGTAGACCCTGGCCATGTGTCCCTCCACGGCGGGTTCTCACAGCGCCGTCACCCTTGCTCGGAACGACTCGGGCGCGAGGCAGAAGTGTCGCTCACGTCCTCTGGCTCTCCATTGTACGGAActgggcagcgccgcgccagtGCATCGCCGACAGAGAGACGCTCGCCTGTCAGCCGTCCTCGCGACCACCGCATGCGAATCCATGCCGATGACATTGTGCGCCGGTTCCAGCGGCTCGATGAGGCGCTTGATGCAcaggagcggcggcaccgtaAGCCCTTTGTGGaccccgccgcctccaccttgTCCACAGCCATTCAAGGAGGCCCTGTGGAAAGGGAGCCACATGAACGCCACCATTCCCGCCACCCAGCACCCCAACCGGTATCGTCGTACCCCAACCAACGCAGCGACGACCTTGCATCCGCAGCGGAAaaacgcggtgctgctgaaaTCGACGTTGGTGCGCTCCCGCGGCAAAAGGCGCCACCACGGCCGTCGCCACAACAGCCTATGCAGTCCCATGCGCCTTCGCAGCAGAACCACCGGCCCTCACGTGCCCCGGTGCACCGGCTTGTCGCGGAGCCCCCGCTGACACGGCAGGAACGCTACTTTCTCGCCAACCGTCCCCAACACCGCATTGACGCCGAGCAGCGAGACTGCAAGATTGAGCGGCTGCGCTCAGCTCGTTACCTAGGCgacatgcagcagctgctgcgccagcgcatgCGCCGCGAGTATGACAGTCAGATGTCAGCGATGCGAGGTTCCCTGAAGGAGTCCATCCGCACtgcgaggaaggagaagatcgACCTCATGCGCCGCGTGCGGGATGAGAACGCGCGCTACCGTGCCGCCTACGCGATTCtcatggaggcggcggcgaacgAGGCTCAGGTCCCGGCGAGGGTCATGTCTCGGCATACGGCGCAACTGGCAGACTACTACGCGACAGCACTGCAGCATAGCTTCGCTGTGTGCGAGTCGCTGAAGCAAGAGGCGGACCGTCGTACCAAGAATGAGCTGTTCCGCTACGCGGAAGAGGTAAgtgcgtggcagcagcattTTCTCATGTAG
- a CDS encoding hypothetical protein (TriTrypDB/GeneDB-style sysID: LpmP.21.1700) — MNHRPVGHQGPCASQDPHRPPLYREEEQQRTTPIAPTLMSSASLASSMTVGEHNTAHIGTCTVSSRSRGATSGLNVLSRMVTHATHATAPWPLVRQPNRIQALPRLAPLSEESIVERGFAPQPTAPAPFALAEPSKETLRTRRRMYGAAGAGTACICSARSALPLLPLSAAVQATQWVTPEPVWRRSKPLTRLPATTLGRAPNDEVASASDVVVVFSGIGTLNKETNGWGGTEALVQSTAAKPTRDAKSAARHVDYRETAAQTERMDSPFTVKIAAERSPVTSPAALAVPVGPSRGASALSSKETDELVGAPVSNVGVVKTCEEDAVDVSTSSSWTPSSSLHRSNCSAHSNGDSALWAHEAPQQPDYANKHQLPAIFSQLVQDLLAAGPRADVEGDDDSLEEWIHSWFAKQCATQPPLLLHLHSVKHLRGLDEAAVGAAVAEACRCGEGSSDYVESREKLAVAEKVGGTARAGSAAHPAGGPSTTSSAVEVAVTTTAKPASASLFQSPPHQYVPLTVEYIRSDLQSRTTSGASQHATSPHKVPPTQPPPVSPVTLHSACASSTSHLPPHTAADGSGDLLVAVGGLPPSPQQQQQQQQQPQTAKPLSGAPHLPVPPSARSIPLRQNLVVAAALAGVSEGDKNAGGIRPKLATTAYAVFAHSSSSSAPKEAAHPHK, encoded by the coding sequence ATGAACCATCGACCTGTAGGCCACCAAGGTCCATGCGCCTCGCAAGACCCACACAGACCGCCCCTGtacagggaggaggagcagcagcggacaaCGCCCATTGCTCCGACTCTCATGTCTTCCGCGTCTCTTGCATCATCGATGACAGTGGGCGAGCATAACACCGCTCACATCGGTACCTGCACTGTCTCCTCACGGTCCCGTGGAGCCACCAGTGGCTTGAACGTCTTGTCACGCATGGTAACGCACGCAACCCACGCCACGGCTCCGTGGCCCCTTGTGCGGCAGCCGAACCGCATCCAAGCGCTGCCGCGTCTTGCACCGCTATCGGAAGAGTCGATTGTAGAGCGAGGGTTTGCTCCACAGCCTACTGCTCCTGCGCCCTTCGCACTCGCTGAGCCGTCTAAGGAGACTCTTCGCACCCGTCGACGCATGTACGGTGCCGCGGGTGCTGGTACGGCATGCATATGTTCGGCGCGCTctgcccttcccctcctgcccctttctgctgcagtgcaggcTACTCAGTGGGTTACGCCAGAGCCGGTTTGGCGGCGCAGCAAGCCGCTCACTCGGCTGCCTGCCACCACACTGGGGCGGGCACCAAACGACGAAGTTGCCAGTGCCAGCGACGTCGTGGTCGTCTTCTCTGGCATTGGCACGTTGAACAAGGAAACGAATGGCTGGGGGGGCACAGAGGCGTTAGTGCAGTCCACAGCCGCGAAACCTACAAGGGACGCCAAATCGGCCGCGCGCCATGTCGACTACAGAGAAACCGCTGCGCAGACGGAGCGCATGGACAGCCCCTTCACCGTGAAGATCGCTGCAGAGAGGAGCCCGGTGACCTCACCCGCTGCTCTAGCGGTTCCGGTGGGGCCTTCACGAGGGGCGTCTGCGCTATCGAGCAAGGAGACGGATGAGCTGGTGGGCGCACCAGTGAGCAATGTCGGGGTGGTCAAGACTTGCGAAGAAGACGCTGTGGATGTCtccacgtcgtcgtcatgGACACCGTCTTCCTCCTTGCACCGCAGCAACTGCAGTGCTCACAGCAACGGGGACAGCGCGCTGTGGGCCCATGAGGCGCCTCAGCAGCCGGACTACGCTAACAAGCACCAACTTCCTGCCATCTTCTCGCAGCTAGTTCAGGATTTGCTGGCAGCGGGGCCGAGGGCTGATGTGGAGGGTGATGATGACTCTCTGGAGGAATGGATACATTCGTGGTTCGCAAAACAATGCGCAACTcaaccgccgctgctgctgcaccttcaCTCCGTGAAGCACCTGCGTGGGCTTGACGAAGCTGCCGTTGGAGCTGCCGTGGCTGAGGCCTGCAGGTGTGGTGAAGGAAGCTCGGACTACGTTGAATCACGAGAGAAGCTGGCGGTAGCTGAGAAGGTAGGCGGCACTGCTCGAGCCGGGTCTGCCGCGCATCCCGCTGGTGGTCCCTCTACCACCAGCAGTGCTGTTGAAGTTGCTGTTACGACTACGGCAAAGCCGGCGTCCGCATCGTTGTTCCagtcgccgccgcaccagTACGTACCGCTGACAGTCGAATACATCCGAAGTGATCTGCAAAGTCGCACCACCAGTGGCGCATCGCAACACGCAACCTCACCGCACAAGGTGCCGCCGACACAACCGCCTCCAGTATCGCCAGTCACTCTGCACTCTGCTTGTGCTAGCAGCACCTCACATCTTCCGCCACATACTGCAGCAGACGGCAGCGGGGACCTCCTCGTAGCTGTAGGGGGACTTCCTCCatcacctcagcagcagcagcagcagcagcagcaaccgcagACAGCGAAGCCTCTGTCTGGTGCCCCGCATTTGCCAGTCCCGCCGTCTGCGCGCTCCATACCATTGAGGCAAAACCTCGTCGTTGCCGCAGCTCTTGCCGGCGTCAGCGAGGGTGACAAGAACGCCGGCGGCATACGACCGAAGCTGGCCACAACGGCGTACGCGGTATTTGCCCattcctcctcatcctcggcACCAAAGGAAGCAGCGCACCCGCATAAGTAA